Within the Heliomicrobium undosum genome, the region CCGTAAAAAGCGAAGTCGAAAGGAGGGAACGGGCAAATGAGTGCTTCCTTTGAGACGGCTGTCAACGGCTTGATCGCCGAACTGTCGTCCTTTGAGCGGAATCGTGACAAGATTTCGTCGTGTCGGGCTGCCTTGGCAAGACTGCGGCAGTCCATTCAAAATCCGATCCATGCGGCGCCTTATGTCGCCCCATTTGCGGTCAATGTAAGTGGTGATCAAGAGGATTTGCTGTATCTCGCCGCTGGGCTTTTCGTTATCAACCCCATACATACCGAGGGGGTCTCCTTCGGTGCGGCCTTCCGACATCTAAGAGAGAAGTCCGACAGCATTGAAAAAAGGTT harbors:
- the casB gene encoding type I-E CRISPR-associated protein Cse2/CasB; protein product: MSASFETAVNGLIAELSSFERNRDKISSCRAALARLRQSIQNPIHAAPYVAPFAVNVSGDQEDLLYLAAGLFVINPIHTEGVSFGAAFRHLREKSDSIEKRFSMVLAARKEQLPDLLRHSIKLLGSHGLGLDWKMLLHDADRWDLVDSAVQRRWARDFYREPARSAN